One region of Hymenobacter sediminicola genomic DNA includes:
- a CDS encoding DUF4249 domain-containing protein, producing the protein MRASAFFSRLVVLCCGALLLLLPGCIDPYMPDGLSGPPNYLVVDGFLNSQGVTTIKLSRTYGIDTRTAPPVEARASVAIEQEAGPRIPLLEAPAGTYKSPQLLLNSASRYRLHIFTADGKEYASDYTSVKVTPAIDSVTWKTSVDGLKIYVNSHDDANNTQYYRWDYDETWEIVPVIFPQYEYHVDDIRLIAVPYPTLCWGSTSSSAIRLTKTVGLSQDRVANFQLQSYPPTSERLRHKYSILVKQYAQTKEEYEYWELLRKNTESIGSLFDPLPSQLTGNIQCLNDSQEKALGYIGAYSVQEKRIFISRIELPRQWPYITGYENCLPPDTVELKNIHVTFRTKTTVPIEPVFSAMGPLRGYSSTSVECADCRKRGTAVRPSFWQ; encoded by the coding sequence ATGCGTGCCTCCGCCTTTTTCTCCCGGCTGGTCGTGCTCTGTTGCGGAGCGTTGCTGCTGCTGCTGCCCGGCTGCATTGACCCGTACATGCCCGACGGGCTAAGTGGGCCGCCCAACTATTTGGTCGTGGATGGCTTTCTCAACAGCCAGGGCGTGACGACCATCAAACTCTCGCGCACCTACGGCATCGACACGCGCACGGCCCCGCCCGTGGAAGCGCGTGCCTCCGTCGCCATCGAGCAGGAAGCCGGCCCACGCATTCCGCTCCTAGAAGCGCCCGCCGGCACATATAAGTCGCCGCAGCTTCTACTCAACAGTGCCTCCCGGTACCGGCTGCATATTTTTACGGCTGATGGGAAGGAGTATGCCTCCGATTACACGTCGGTCAAAGTCACTCCCGCTATTGACAGCGTGACGTGGAAAACCAGCGTCGACGGCCTCAAGATTTACGTCAACAGCCACGACGATGCGAACAACACTCAGTACTACCGCTGGGACTATGACGAGACCTGGGAAATCGTTCCGGTTATCTTCCCTCAGTATGAGTACCACGTCGACGACATTCGACTTATTGCGGTGCCATATCCTACGCTGTGCTGGGGCAGCACTTCGTCCTCGGCTATTCGGCTCACCAAAACAGTGGGCCTGAGCCAGGACCGGGTAGCCAACTTTCAGCTACAGTCATATCCGCCAACGTCTGAGCGGTTGCGTCACAAGTACAGCATTCTGGTCAAGCAATATGCCCAAACCAAGGAGGAATACGAGTACTGGGAGCTTCTGCGGAAGAATACCGAAAGCATCGGCAGCCTGTTTGACCCGCTGCCTTCACAGCTCACCGGCAATATCCAGTGCCTGAATGACAGCCAGGAAAAAGCGCTGGGCTATATCGGGGCATATTCGGTGCAGGAAAAGCGGATTTTCATCAGCCGGATAGAATTGCCCAGGCAATGGCCCTACATCACCGGCTATGAGAATTGTCTTCCGCCCGACACGGTGGAGCTGAAGAATATACACGTTACGTTCAGGACCAAAACGACCGTCCCGATTGAACCGGTGTTTTCGGCAATGGGGCCGCTGCGTGGCTATTCTTCCACCAGCGTTGAGTGCGCTGACTGCCGCAAGCGTGGCACAGCAGTTCGTCCCAGCTTTTGGCAATAA
- a CDS encoding MG2 domain-containing protein: MTRSTAVSFFAPGPRLILLLALWLLATGSALAQQDSLGGIASKLSRYQQKGPYEKLFLHLDRPLYLSGETMWFKVYAVDGTYSKPLELSSVAYVEVLDAKNQPVLQGKVSLKNAHGAGSFALPGALASGSYTVRAYTSWMKNFSPETYFSSAVTIINTFTVSGAAPAKDSASVDARFFPEGGNLVKGLSSKVGFKVTDRAGKGIAAEGKVLNAQGAVVATFKTLRFGMGSFTFTPAAAGTGAYTAVLTLNKNQTVTRKLPQVYEQGYVMRLQPSGPDQLMLSVDATSTQPETVYLLAHSRQKTAVASRLQLLNGHAALAIDRKQLLEGISHFTLFTADQKPVCERLYFQPTARRLAIAARPEKTQYTVRDKVSLQLSTTDQQTQALSANLSMAVYRMDSLNSGSAASIGHYLGLTSDLRGTIENPEYYLMATGPEAAEASDNLMLTQGWSRFRWEQVLAPAPFAHLPEPVGPLVQARLTHPGSDQPRTGVIAFLSSPSRIIRLSNSRSDDNGIVQFEMNHFYGTQDLVLQTDPQQDSTCRITLLSPFSTRFASATVPAFALNTSFQPDYTRRHVQTQVQNVYYSKYRNRYVVPRADSLAFYGKPDESYLLDKYTRFKVMEEVLREYVPGVVVRIRKDGFHFLVADKLNKTIFSDNPMVLLDGVPVFNINKIMAMNPLKIQKLEVIDARYFHGAAMYKGVVSFTTYKGDLEGFQLAPQVLVQQYEGLQLQREFYAPRYETAQEKQSRLPDMRNLLYWNPEINTTAGAPSTLEFYTGDQAGRYLVVVQGLSDTGLAGSTSFTFEVKQAL, translated from the coding sequence ATGACTCGCTCTACTGCAGTATCTTTTTTCGCCCCTGGCCCCCGGCTGATCCTGCTGCTTGCGTTGTGGCTGCTGGCCACTGGCTCGGCCTTGGCCCAGCAGGACTCATTGGGCGGCATTGCCAGCAAGCTGAGCCGCTATCAGCAGAAAGGTCCGTATGAAAAGCTGTTTCTGCACCTCGACCGGCCTTTGTACCTGAGCGGTGAAACCATGTGGTTTAAGGTGTATGCTGTAGATGGCACCTATTCCAAACCGCTCGAACTGAGCAGCGTGGCGTATGTAGAAGTGCTGGATGCCAAAAACCAACCGGTGCTGCAGGGCAAAGTGTCCTTGAAAAACGCGCATGGGGCCGGTTCTTTCGCGCTGCCCGGTGCTCTTGCCTCCGGCAGCTACACGGTGCGTGCCTACACCAGCTGGATGAAGAATTTCAGCCCGGAAACCTACTTCAGCAGCGCCGTTACGATAATCAACACCTTCACCGTTTCAGGGGCCGCTCCCGCCAAGGATTCGGCTTCGGTTGATGCTCGTTTTTTCCCGGAAGGTGGCAATCTGGTTAAAGGCCTCAGCAGCAAAGTAGGCTTCAAGGTGACGGACAGAGCAGGCAAAGGCATAGCGGCGGAAGGCAAAGTGCTGAATGCGCAGGGCGCCGTGGTTGCGACATTTAAAACACTCCGGTTCGGTATGGGCAGCTTCACATTTACGCCCGCTGCAGCAGGCACCGGAGCGTACACGGCCGTCCTCACCCTGAATAAAAATCAGACAGTTACTCGCAAGCTGCCACAAGTGTATGAACAGGGCTACGTGATGCGCCTGCAGCCTTCCGGCCCCGACCAACTGATGCTAAGTGTAGATGCGACCAGCACACAGCCAGAAACCGTGTATCTGCTGGCACACTCACGGCAGAAAACGGCCGTAGCCAGCCGGTTGCAGCTGCTGAATGGGCACGCGGCACTAGCCATCGACCGAAAGCAACTGCTGGAAGGCATTTCGCACTTCACTCTATTCACTGCTGACCAGAAACCGGTCTGCGAGCGGCTGTATTTCCAACCTACTGCCCGCCGCCTAGCCATTGCCGCCCGCCCCGAGAAGACGCAGTACACGGTTCGTGATAAAGTGAGCCTGCAACTGTCAACCACCGACCAGCAGACGCAGGCATTGAGCGCCAATCTATCCATGGCGGTCTACCGGATGGACTCGCTCAATTCGGGCTCAGCCGCTTCCATCGGCCACTATCTGGGCCTGACGTCTGATCTGCGCGGTACAATTGAGAATCCGGAGTACTACCTTATGGCAACCGGACCGGAAGCGGCGGAAGCCTCCGACAATCTGATGCTGACCCAGGGCTGGAGCCGATTCCGCTGGGAGCAGGTCTTGGCCCCGGCGCCTTTTGCTCACCTGCCGGAGCCAGTCGGGCCGTTGGTGCAGGCGCGGCTCACGCACCCCGGCAGCGACCAGCCCCGCACGGGCGTTATTGCCTTTTTGTCGTCGCCGAGCCGCATTATTCGTCTGAGCAACTCGCGCAGCGACGACAACGGCATCGTGCAGTTTGAGATGAACCACTTCTACGGCACCCAGGATTTGGTGCTGCAAACCGACCCGCAGCAGGACAGCACCTGCCGTATCACGCTCCTGAGTCCTTTCTCCACGCGTTTTGCATCAGCAACGGTTCCTGCTTTCGCCCTCAACACCAGCTTCCAGCCTGACTACACGAGGCGGCACGTGCAGACGCAGGTGCAGAACGTGTACTACAGCAAATACCGCAACCGGTATGTGGTTCCTCGCGCCGACAGCCTAGCTTTCTATGGCAAACCTGATGAGTCGTATCTGCTGGACAAATACACCCGGTTCAAGGTGATGGAAGAAGTGTTGCGCGAGTATGTGCCGGGCGTAGTCGTGCGCATCCGCAAAGACGGCTTCCACTTTCTGGTGGCCGACAAGCTGAACAAAACGATATTCTCGGACAATCCCATGGTGCTGCTAGATGGTGTACCCGTGTTCAACATCAATAAGATAATGGCCATGAATCCGCTCAAGATTCAGAAGCTGGAAGTCATTGATGCCCGCTATTTCCACGGCGCAGCTATGTATAAGGGGGTTGTAAGCTTCACTACCTACAAAGGCGACCTGGAAGGATTTCAACTGGCTCCGCAGGTGCTGGTGCAGCAATACGAAGGCCTGCAACTGCAGCGTGAGTTTTATGCACCGCGCTACGAAACAGCCCAGGAAAAGCAAAGCCGTCTGCCCGATATGCGCAATCTGCTCTACTGGAACCCTGAAATCAACACCACGGCTGGTGCACCCAGCACGCTCGAGTTCTATACCGGCGACCAGGCAGGCCGCTACCTAGTAGTGGTGCAAGGCCTTTCGGATACAGGCTTGGCCGGTAGCACCAGCTTCACTTTTGAAGTAAAGCAGGCCCTGTAA
- a CDS encoding TonB-dependent receptor, which translates to MKRLYTVAFLLFLSLCALTGHGQQPDKLVTGNFVQVPFEQFASQLETQTASRIYFDPTVVDSLFVTLQVQQQPLRSVLQQALQNTALRFAIDADNRVFITKGTAIDTGLMPGFFQQASSDNAMATRPDEEQTTTQTAGRSRYVSAAEYKVYELGTGGAEGGKVTLAGHIRDQKSGEPVIGATIYSESPSIGTSTDQFGYYSLTLPTGRYDLKVRGLGIKNTKRQVILRGNAKLEIEVEEDITPLKEVVIEAEKDKNVSGMQMGLDKLDIKTMRQVPTAFGETDILRVVLTLPGVKSVGESSTGLNVRGGATDQNLILFNDATIYNPSHLFGFFSAFNPDILQTVELYKSAIPAKYGGRLSSVLEITTREGNKKKFSGSGGIGPLTSRLTLEGPIVKDRSAFIISGRSSYSDWLLRRLNNSSFRNSSAAFYDVTAHISHKINDKNSVYATGYLSTDRFRLASDTTYRYLNQTASLKWRHNFNNQFYGVLTGAYSHYDYDITSEQNEVNASRLKYAINQTSVRADFSYFPNSRHTIDFGVSSQLYHIAPGSLTPLGAESLITPDVLQKEQAVESALYFSDRIDINQRLSVSLGLRYSLFNALGPSDVYRYASNDSRTESSIIDTVRYASGKVLATYHGPEYRVSARYSLSDNSSVKASYNRTRQYIHQLSNTASVSPTDIWKLSDYNIRPQVGDQYSIGYYRNLKSNTIEASVETYYKTLYDFVDYKSGATLILNHHIETDIVNARGKAYGVEVLVKKLTGKINGWVSYTYSRSLVQVNAGTPSDQVNGGNYYPSNFDKPHDFTLIGNYRFSRRFSSSLNFTYSTGRPITLPLAKYYVGNSMRVYYSDRNAYRVPDYLRADLALNIEGSHKVKKLAHSSWTIGVYNLTGRRNPYSIYFKSENGQIKGYKLSIFGQPIPTVTYNFKF; encoded by the coding sequence ATGAAACGTCTTTACACGGTAGCATTCCTTCTATTCCTATCCCTTTGTGCGCTTACCGGCCACGGGCAACAGCCCGACAAACTGGTAACCGGCAACTTCGTGCAGGTACCCTTCGAGCAGTTTGCCAGCCAGCTGGAAACGCAGACGGCCAGCCGCATCTACTTCGACCCGACAGTAGTAGACAGCTTGTTTGTGACGCTGCAGGTGCAGCAGCAGCCGCTACGCAGCGTGCTGCAGCAGGCACTGCAGAACACCGCGCTACGCTTTGCCATAGATGCGGATAACCGCGTTTTTATCACGAAAGGCACCGCCATTGATACTGGCCTGATGCCCGGTTTTTTTCAGCAGGCCTCCTCGGATAACGCAATGGCTACCCGGCCCGATGAAGAGCAGACCACAACCCAGACGGCAGGCCGCTCGCGCTACGTAAGCGCCGCCGAGTACAAGGTGTATGAGTTGGGCACGGGCGGCGCCGAGGGTGGCAAAGTCACGCTGGCTGGCCACATCCGCGACCAGAAATCTGGTGAGCCGGTAATTGGCGCCACCATCTATTCGGAGTCGCCGAGCATTGGCACCAGCACCGACCAGTTTGGCTACTACTCGCTTACGCTGCCTACCGGGCGCTACGACCTGAAAGTCCGTGGCTTGGGCATTAAGAACACGAAGCGCCAGGTAATTCTGCGCGGCAACGCGAAGCTGGAAATTGAGGTGGAGGAGGATATTACGCCGCTCAAGGAAGTAGTAATTGAGGCAGAGAAAGACAAAAACGTGTCGGGCATGCAGATGGGCCTCGACAAGCTCGACATCAAGACGATGCGGCAGGTACCAACCGCTTTCGGCGAAACCGATATTCTGCGGGTTGTACTGACTCTGCCGGGCGTGAAGTCAGTGGGTGAAAGCAGCACCGGGCTCAACGTACGGGGCGGCGCCACCGACCAAAACCTCATTCTGTTCAACGACGCGACCATCTACAATCCGTCGCACTTGTTCGGCTTCTTCTCTGCCTTCAACCCCGACATTCTCCAGACCGTGGAGCTGTATAAAAGCGCCATTCCGGCCAAGTACGGCGGGCGGCTGTCGTCGGTGCTGGAAATCACGACGCGCGAAGGCAACAAGAAGAAGTTCTCGGGTTCGGGAGGTATCGGGCCGCTTACCAGCCGCCTCACGCTGGAAGGCCCGATTGTGAAGGACCGTAGTGCCTTTATTATCAGCGGCCGGAGCAGCTACTCCGACTGGCTGCTCCGCCGCCTGAACAATAGCAGCTTCCGCAACAGCTCCGCTGCTTTCTATGATGTAACGGCCCACATCAGCCACAAAATCAACGACAAGAACTCGGTGTATGCCACCGGCTACCTCAGCACCGACCGGTTCCGGCTGGCCAGCGACACTACCTACCGCTACCTCAACCAGACCGCCAGCCTGAAGTGGCGCCACAACTTCAATAACCAGTTCTATGGTGTGCTGACCGGCGCCTATAGCCACTACGACTACGACATCACAAGTGAGCAGAACGAGGTGAATGCCTCCCGCCTGAAGTATGCCATCAACCAAACCAGCGTGCGCGCCGACTTCAGCTACTTTCCCAACTCGCGGCATACCATCGATTTTGGGGTCAGCTCGCAGCTCTACCACATTGCGCCGGGCAGCCTGACGCCGCTGGGCGCCGAATCCCTGATAACGCCGGATGTGCTGCAGAAAGAGCAGGCCGTGGAAAGCGCCCTGTATTTCTCTGACCGGATTGATATCAACCAGCGGCTGTCGGTGTCGTTGGGGCTGCGCTATTCGCTCTTCAATGCCTTGGGGCCGAGCGACGTGTACCGCTATGCATCCAACGATTCGCGCACCGAAAGCAGCATCATCGACACGGTGCGCTACGCCTCCGGCAAAGTGCTGGCTACCTACCACGGCCCCGAATACCGGGTTTCGGCGCGCTACTCGCTCAGCGACAACTCCTCGGTGAAGGCCAGCTACAACCGTACGCGCCAGTACATTCATCAGCTCTCCAACACGGCTTCCGTTTCCCCCACGGACATCTGGAAACTCAGCGACTACAATATCCGGCCGCAGGTAGGCGACCAGTACTCTATTGGCTACTACCGCAACCTGAAGTCGAACACCATTGAGGCTTCCGTGGAAACCTACTACAAGACGCTCTACGACTTTGTGGACTACAAAAGCGGCGCTACGCTGATCCTGAATCACCACATCGAAACCGACATTGTAAACGCACGGGGCAAAGCCTATGGCGTGGAGGTGCTGGTGAAGAAGCTGACGGGCAAAATAAATGGCTGGGTGAGCTACACCTACTCCCGCTCGCTGGTGCAGGTGAATGCCGGCACTCCTTCCGACCAGGTGAATGGCGGCAACTACTACCCCAGCAACTTCGACAAGCCCCACGATTTCACGCTCATCGGCAATTACCGTTTCAGCCGCCGCTTCAGCTCGTCGCTCAACTTCACCTACAGCACCGGCCGCCCTATCACGCTGCCGCTGGCCAAGTACTACGTGGGCAACTCTATGCGCGTGTACTACTCCGACCGCAACGCCTACCGCGTGCCGGACTATCTGCGCGCCGACTTGGCCCTGAACATTGAAGGCAGCCACAAGGTTAAAAAGCTGGCGCACAGCTCTTGGACCATAGGCGTGTACAACCTGACTGGTCGCCGGAACCCGTATTCCATCTACTTCAAGTCGGAAAACGGCCAGATCAAGGGATATAAGCTGTCCATCTTTGGCCAGCCGATACCAACCGTCACCTACAATTTCAAATTCTAG
- a CDS encoding 3'-5' exonuclease yields the protein MRYISLDLETTGGRPARHQILELAAVVEDTKKLLPLPELPAFRRVVRHPEYVGTAGALALNARLLQELARKEPNPELCTPEELLPQLREFLLAHGFRPDKHNCVTVTMAGKNIASFDLGFLRELPGYGTVVRAEPAMLDPAAFYLNWRKDTRLPTMQTCKARAGFEDDTVAHEALADALDVVQLLRPFYSLPSYKQVAGSPE from the coding sequence ATGCGCTACATATCCCTCGACCTTGAAACCACTGGCGGACGGCCTGCGCGACACCAGATTCTGGAATTGGCCGCTGTGGTAGAAGATACCAAGAAGCTGTTGCCGCTGCCGGAACTGCCCGCATTCCGGCGCGTAGTGCGCCACCCCGAATACGTGGGTACGGCTGGGGCTTTGGCGCTCAATGCCCGGCTGCTACAAGAACTGGCCCGCAAGGAACCGAATCCAGAACTGTGCACACCCGAAGAGCTATTGCCGCAGTTGCGTGAATTCCTGCTGGCGCACGGCTTCCGTCCCGACAAGCACAACTGTGTTACGGTGACAATGGCTGGGAAAAACATTGCCTCTTTTGACTTGGGTTTTCTGCGGGAGCTGCCCGGCTATGGCACAGTGGTGCGCGCCGAACCTGCCATGCTGGATCCAGCAGCCTTTTACCTCAACTGGCGCAAAGACACCCGCCTGCCAACCATGCAAACCTGCAAGGCCCGCGCTGGCTTCGAAGATGATACCGTTGCCCACGAAGCCTTGGCTGATGCGCTGGATGTAGTGCAGCTGTTGCGCCCATTTTATTCGCTGCCCTCATACAAGCAGGTTGCAGGCAGCCCGGAATAA
- a CDS encoding DUF4249 domain-containing protein: MIRFLSLPLRLVVLCCGALLLLLPGCIDPYMPDGLSGPPNYLVVDGFLNSQGVTTIKLSRTYGIDTRTAPPVEARASVAIEQEAGPRIPLQEAPAGTYTSSSTVLNTARKYRLHIVTQDGKQYASEYVPVKNTPPIDSVTWTASSSGLDIQVNTHDETNNTQYYRWDYDETWEIVPLLTPLLEYVNNTFRPLTTPYPRICWGNQNSTAIDLTKTTNLSQDIVSKYSLRSYPATSERLRHTYSILVRQYAQTQEEYRYWEMLKKNTENIGTLFDPLPSQITGNVRCLTDESELAMGYVGAYSVQQKRIFIRRAQLPNYWRVSTGYDICIPPDTVEYKDVRGTFNYKLNIPLYEIPGKGYLATGLDCVDCRLRGTSVKPSFWP; encoded by the coding sequence ATGATACGTTTTCTCTCTCTTCCGCTCCGGCTGGTCGTGCTCTGTTGCGGCGCGTTGCTGTTGCTGCTGCCCGGCTGCATTGACCCGTACATGCCCGACGGGCTGAGCGGGCCGCCCAACTATTTGGTCGTGGATGGCTTTCTCAACAGCCAGGGCGTGACGACCATCAAACTCTCGCGCACCTACGGCATCGACACGCGCACGGCCCCACCCGTGGAAGCGCGTGCCTCCGTCGCCATCGAGCAGGAAGCCGGCCCGCGCATTCCGCTCCAAGAAGCGCCCGCCGGCACCTACACTTCCTCCAGCACAGTGCTGAACACTGCCCGCAAGTACCGGCTGCATATCGTCACGCAGGATGGTAAGCAATATGCCTCCGAGTACGTGCCCGTCAAGAATACGCCGCCCATCGACAGTGTAACATGGACTGCTAGCAGTAGCGGACTGGACATTCAGGTAAATACCCACGACGAGACGAATAACACGCAGTACTACCGCTGGGACTATGACGAGACCTGGGAAATTGTTCCGTTGCTTACTCCACTGCTAGAATACGTCAATAACACGTTTCGGCCCCTCACCACTCCTTACCCACGGATCTGCTGGGGCAATCAGAACTCAACGGCCATCGACCTTACCAAAACGACTAATCTCAGCCAGGACATAGTATCGAAATACTCTCTGCGCTCCTACCCCGCTACTTCCGAACGCCTGCGGCATACTTACAGCATTTTGGTCCGGCAATACGCCCAGACGCAGGAAGAGTACCGGTATTGGGAAATGCTCAAGAAAAACACCGAGAATATCGGTACTCTGTTCGACCCGCTCCCTAGCCAGATAACCGGTAATGTTCGTTGCCTGACGGATGAGTCGGAGCTGGCCATGGGGTATGTGGGGGCTTACTCTGTGCAGCAAAAGCGCATTTTCATCCGCCGTGCCCAGCTGCCCAACTACTGGCGCGTGTCCACTGGCTACGACATCTGTATTCCTCCCGACACGGTTGAGTACAAAGACGTACGTGGCACCTTCAACTACAAGCTCAACATTCCCCTCTACGAAATTCCGGGCAAGGGCTATCTGGCCACAGGACTTGACTGTGTGGACTGCCGCCTGCGCGGCACCTCAGTAAAGCCCAGCTTCTGGCCATAA
- a CDS encoding DUF1684 domain-containing protein — MVLFSRLLAGLLLLAAPAALAQTTLPRPTEAEHAQSVTAFQQELNADYRNPAESPLSEKQRATFSGLPFFPTNYTVCVVARFEADSLGAPFPMQTSTARRPLYRKYGVVHFTLEDKPQQLTVYQSMDLQRDPKYRDYLFVPFTDRTNGHGSYGGGRYIDLRRGQIVAGQLILDFNRTYNPYCAYSPRYSCPVPPTENRLPVPIAAGVMSDH; from the coding sequence ATGGTTCTCTTTTCACGCCTACTAGCCGGTCTATTGCTGCTGGCTGCTCCAGCGGCGCTGGCCCAGACCACCCTGCCGCGCCCCACCGAAGCCGAACATGCGCAGTCCGTCACTGCTTTCCAGCAGGAGTTGAACGCCGATTACCGCAACCCGGCCGAGTCGCCGTTGTCGGAGAAGCAGCGGGCTACATTCAGCGGCCTGCCGTTCTTCCCAACTAACTACACGGTCTGCGTGGTGGCGCGGTTTGAGGCCGACTCACTGGGGGCACCGTTTCCAATGCAGACCAGCACCGCCCGCCGCCCGCTCTACCGTAAGTATGGCGTGGTGCATTTCACGCTCGAAGACAAGCCACAGCAGCTCACGGTGTACCAAAGCATGGACCTGCAGCGCGACCCAAAGTACCGCGACTACCTGTTTGTGCCCTTCACCGACCGCACCAACGGCCACGGTAGCTACGGCGGCGGCCGCTACATTGATTTGCGCCGGGGGCAGATAGTGGCCGGCCAACTGATACTGGATTTCAACCGCACTTACAACCCATATTGCGCTTACAGCCCGCGCTATTCCTGTCCGGTACCCCCAACCGAAAATCGGTTGCCCGTACCTATTGCTGCCGGCGTGATGAGCGACCATTAG
- a CDS encoding TPM domain-containing protein — MIQLLSKRQVVWLRPLLLVLLLLAGQFAAWAQQIPPRPSPPRIVNDLAGMMQPNEVAALEQKLVAYNDSTSSQIAVVTVPSLGDYDIADFAQQLYESWGIGQKGSNNGVLILIAEQERKARIQTGYGLEGAIPDALAKRIISNTIVPAFREQRYYQGIDRATDQLIALAKGEYKADQTTTTRQRSNDSSGSGWQFWLIIGALVLFMLLRNRGGGSGGAGGRRNRGFGGSMIPPIIFGDFSGGRGTFGGGFGGGGFGGGGGGFGGFGGGSSGGGGASGDW; from the coding sequence ATGATCCAGCTACTTTCTAAGAGGCAGGTTGTGTGGCTTCGTCCGCTCCTGCTGGTGCTGCTGTTGCTGGCGGGGCAGTTTGCCGCGTGGGCGCAGCAGATTCCGCCCCGCCCTTCGCCCCCACGTATCGTCAACGATTTGGCGGGCATGATGCAGCCCAATGAAGTGGCAGCGCTGGAGCAGAAGTTAGTCGCTTATAACGACTCCACTTCGTCGCAGATTGCCGTAGTAACCGTGCCCAGCCTCGGCGACTACGACATTGCGGATTTTGCGCAGCAGCTGTATGAGAGCTGGGGAATCGGGCAAAAGGGCAGCAACAACGGAGTGCTCATCCTGATTGCCGAGCAGGAGCGTAAAGCGCGCATTCAGACTGGCTACGGCCTAGAAGGCGCTATTCCAGACGCGCTGGCCAAGCGTATCATTTCCAATACCATTGTGCCCGCGTTCCGCGAACAGCGTTACTACCAAGGCATCGATAGAGCTACGGACCAGTTAATTGCGCTGGCCAAAGGCGAATACAAAGCTGACCAGACGACTACCACTCGCCAGCGTAGTAACGACAGCAGTGGCTCAGGCTGGCAGTTCTGGCTCATTATTGGGGCCCTGGTTCTGTTTATGCTCTTGCGCAACCGGGGTGGCGGCAGTGGCGGAGCAGGTGGCCGCCGCAACCGAGGCTTCGGTGGCAGCATGATTCCGCCCATCATCTTCGGCGACTTCAGTGGCGGCCGCGGCACTTTCGGTGGTGGCTTCGGGGGCGGTGGTTTTGGCGGCGGCGGAGGCGGCTTCGGCGGCTTCGGCGGCGGCAGTTCCGGTGGCGGCGGTGCCTCCGGCGACTGGTAA